Proteins found in one Panicum hallii strain FIL2 chromosome 4, PHallii_v3.1, whole genome shotgun sequence genomic segment:
- the LOC112889853 gene encoding glucan endo-1,3-beta-glucosidase 14-like, whose translation MVPRTLLLLCFCLLVFPSPGPLAVEAFVGGYGINYGRIANNIPSPDKVVELLRKSKIRNVKIYDSDHSVLDAFKGSGLNLVIAIPNELVKDMAANESRSMDWLNQNVKPYLPQTRIVGITVGNEVLGGQDQSLYQPLVDAVKNVYSGLKRLHLEKEIELFTPHSEAVFATSYPPSACVFKEELMPYMKPLLDFFAMIHSPFYVNAYPFLAYISDPEHIDINYALFKPNNGIVDPNTSLHYDNMFDAQIDAAYAALHAAGYDDMEVRVAETGWASSGDQNEAGASSENARTYNFNLRKRLFLRKGTPLKPKRPVKAYIFALFNENQKPGPGSERHYGLFLPDGRISYDIGVSGLLPSSASSSMLSMKKIRAGGWILHYLATVLLSIFIFWP comes from the exons ATGGTGCCGCGGACGTTGCTGCTTCTGTGCTTCTGCCTCCTGGTGTTCCCGTCACCTG GTCCGCTAGCGGTTGAAGCTTTTGTCGGGGGTTACGGGATAAACTACGGGAGAATTGCAAACAACATCCCTTCCCCGGATAAAGTGGTGGAGCTCCTGAGGAAGTCAAAGATAAGGAATGTCAAGATATATGATTCGGATCACAGCGTTCTCGATGCGTTCAAAGGGTCCGGTCTCAACCTGGTCATTGCAATCCCCAATGAGCTCGTCAAGGATATGGCTGCAAATGAGAGCAGGTCGATGGACTGGCTGAATCAGAATGTGAAGCCTTATCTCCCTCAGACGCGCATTGTTGGGATCACTGTTGGGAATGAGGTTCTGGGAGGCCAAGATCAGAGCTTGTACCAGCCGCTTGTTGATGCTGTGAAGAATGTGTATAGTGGACTTAAGAGGCTCCACTTGGAGAAAGAAATTGAGCTTTTCACACCTCATTCAGAAGCTGTTTTTGCTACTTCTTATCCACCCTCAGCGTGTGTCTTCAAGGAAGAACTCATGCCATACATGAAACCTCTCTTGGACTTCTTTGCAATGATTCACTCGCCTTTCTATGTCAACGCGTACCCCTTTTTGGCTTACATAAGTGATCCAGAACATATTGATATCAATTATGCTCTGTTCAAACCCAACAATGGAATCGTTGATCCAAATACCAGCCTGCACTATGACAACATGTTTGATGCTCAGATAGATGCAGCTTATGCTGCTCTACATGCTGCTGGGTATGATGACATGGAGGTTCGGGTGGCAGAGACTGGGTGGGCTTCTAGTGGAGATCAAAATGAAGCAGGAGCTTCATCTGAGAATGCAAGGACATATAATTTCAATCTCCGCAAAAGGCTCTTCCTGAGGAAGGGAACTCCTCTGAAGCCAAAGAGGCCAGTGAAAGCTTATATATTTGCTTTGTTTAATGAGAATCAGAAGCCTGGACCTGGCTCCGAGAGGCATTATGGGCTGTTCCTTCCTGATGGAAGGATTTCATATGACATTGGTGTCTCAGGTCTGCTACCTTCATCTGCATCCTCATCCATGCTGTCCATGAAG AAAATTCGAGCTGGGGGTTGGATTTTACACTATTTGGCTACAGTTCTTCTATCTATTTTCATTTTTTGGCCATAG